In Arvicola amphibius chromosome 13, mArvAmp1.2, whole genome shotgun sequence, a genomic segment contains:
- the Gjb6 gene encoding gap junction beta-6 protein, translating into MDWGALHTVIGGVNKHSTSIGKVWITVIFIFRVMILVVAAQEVWGDEQEDFVCNTLQPGCKNVCYDHFFPVSHIRLWALQLIFVSTPALLVAMHVAYYRHETARKFKRGEKRNEFKDLEDIKRQKVRIEGSLWWTYTSSIFFRIIFEAAFMYVFYFLYNGYHLPWVLKCGIQPCPNLVDCFISRPTEKTVFTVFMISASVICMLLNVAELCYLLLKLCFRRSKRMQAQRNHPNHALKESKQNEINELISDSGQNAITSFPS; encoded by the coding sequence ATGGATTGGGGTGCCCTGCACACGGTCATCGGTGGAGTGAACAAGCACTCCACCAGCATAGGGAAGGTGTGGATCACGGTCATCTTCATTTTCCGCGTCATGATACTTGTGGTGGCTGCCCAGGAAGTGTGGGGTGATGAGCAGGAGGACTTCGTGTGCAACACTCTGCAGCCAGGGTGCAAGAATGTCTGCTATGACCACTTCTTCCCGGTGTCCCACATCCGGCTCTGGGCTCTGCAGCTGATCTTCGTGTCTACCCCAGCGCTGCTGGTGGCCATGCATGTGGCCTATTACAGACACGAAACCGCCCGGAAGTTCAAACGTGGAGAGAAGAGGAATGAGTTTAAAGATCTGGAGGACATCAAACGGCAGAAGGTGCGCATCGAGGGCTCGCTCTGGTGGACATACACCAGCAGCATCTTCTTCCGCATCATCTTCGAAGCCGCCTTCATGTATGTGTTCTACTTCCTCTACAACGGCTACCACCTGCCCTGGGTACTGAAATGTGGCATTCAGCCCTGCCCCAATCTTGTGGACTGCTTCATTTCGAGACCAACCGAGAAAACGGTGTTTACTGTTTTTATGATTTCCGCATCTGTGATTTGCATGCTGCTCAATGTGGCCGAGTTGTGCTACCTGCTGCTCAAGCTGTGTTTCAGGAGATCCAAGAGAATGCAGGCGCAGAGAAACCATCCCAACCACGCCCTGAAAGAGAGCAAGCAGAATGAAATAAATGAGCTCATCTCAGACAGTGGTCAAAACGCAATCACAAGTTTCCCGAGTTAA